A single region of the Geoalkalibacter sp. genome encodes:
- a CDS encoding chemotaxis protein CheW → MSVNEEGVNETNQYLTFKLDREVFALGIAKVREVLDYTAITRVPKTPDFMRGVINVRGGVVPVVDLRVKFGMEPTPQTVNTCIIIVEIRMEGETTVLGALADQVEEVLDLDPAQIEPAPRIGTRLRTEFIKGMGKRDEQFIIILDIDRVFSGEELASVAGGDEGARATA, encoded by the coding sequence ATGAGCGTGAATGAGGAAGGCGTCAACGAAACCAACCAGTATCTGACCTTCAAGCTCGATCGCGAGGTGTTCGCCCTGGGCATCGCCAAGGTGCGCGAGGTGCTCGACTACACGGCCATCACCCGGGTGCCCAAGACCCCGGATTTCATGCGCGGCGTGATCAACGTGCGCGGCGGGGTGGTGCCGGTGGTCGACCTGCGCGTCAAGTTCGGCATGGAACCCACCCCGCAGACGGTCAATACCTGCATCATCATCGTCGAGATCCGCATGGAGGGTGAAACCACCGTGCTCGGCGCTCTCGCCGATCAGGTCGAGGAGGTGCTCGACCTCGACCCGGCGCAGATCGAACCCGCGCCGCGCATCGGCACGCGCCTGCGCACCGAGTTCATCAAGGGCATGGGCAAGCGCGATGAGCAGTTCATCATCATTCTCGATATCGACCGGGTATTCAGCGGCGAGGAGCTGGCGAGCGTGGCGGGCGGCGACGAAGGCGCGCGCGCCACGGCCTGA
- a CDS encoding chemotaxis protein CheA, whose amino-acid sequence MRERPNDAFREEAYELLAELETSLLELEDNPRDMDVIGRVFRAMHTIKGSGAMFGFDEMSAFTHEIETVFDLVRNGELLVTKEMVDLCLLARDQIKAMLDAAGGHMEVDRSQTAQLVAAFRAFVPQAPAAETSQGKPAPPAAAEGAAPRTWRIRFRPAHDIFANGTNPLSLLRELCELGEARVVAQTDLIPPIDDLHPEVCYLYWDVILTTSADANAIRDVFIFVEDDCEVSISAIDDGGRLDDGDCRKRLGEILVERGDLAAADLERVLSERKRLGEVLVEDGLVKPGQVAAALAEQQALETQRQNRPAADGASSLRVPAERLDKLVDLVGELVTVQSRLSQTAAGREDAALTAVAEEVERLVEELRDLTLNIRMLPIGTTFSKFKRLVRDLSRELGKEIEMETSGAETELDKTVIERLNDPLVHIIRNSIDHGIEMPEVRQVAGKPRQGTIHLAAIHSGDSVVIEIRDDGKGLDRDAIRRKAIEKGLLAEQDEPSDQDLFQLIFGAGFSTAQTVTSVSGRGVGMDVVRRAIEALRGSIEIHSEKGRGTCIRVRIPLTLAIIESLLVAIGTDRFVLPLSLVEECIELTRAEVAAAHGRNLVRVRDQLVPYLPLRQWFAMAGERPAIEQVVITTLGGQRVGFVVDHVIGEHQTVIKSLGRMYRDVQGISGATILGDGSVALILDVPQLLHGAELEEKQATHGG is encoded by the coding sequence ATGAGGGAACGACCCAACGACGCCTTTCGCGAAGAGGCTTACGAACTGCTCGCCGAGCTGGAAACCTCCCTGCTGGAACTCGAGGACAATCCCCGCGACATGGATGTCATCGGCCGCGTGTTTCGCGCCATGCACACCATCAAGGGTTCGGGAGCCATGTTCGGCTTCGACGAGATGTCCGCCTTCACCCATGAGATCGAGACGGTTTTCGATCTGGTGCGCAACGGCGAGCTCCTCGTCACCAAGGAGATGGTCGATCTGTGCCTGCTGGCGCGCGACCAGATCAAGGCGATGCTCGATGCGGCGGGCGGACACATGGAGGTCGACCGCTCGCAGACCGCCCAGCTGGTCGCGGCGTTTCGCGCCTTCGTGCCCCAAGCGCCGGCCGCTGAAACTTCCCAGGGCAAGCCGGCCCCTCCGGCTGCGGCCGAAGGCGCCGCCCCGCGCACCTGGCGCATCCGTTTTCGCCCGGCCCACGACATCTTCGCCAACGGCACCAATCCCCTCTCCTTGCTGCGCGAGCTCTGCGAGTTGGGCGAGGCGCGCGTGGTGGCCCAGACCGATCTCATCCCGCCCATCGACGATCTGCACCCGGAAGTCTGCTATCTCTACTGGGATGTGATCCTGACCACCTCGGCCGACGCCAACGCCATCCGCGACGTATTCATCTTCGTCGAGGATGACTGCGAGGTCTCCATCAGCGCCATCGACGACGGCGGCCGTCTCGACGACGGCGACTGCCGCAAGCGCCTCGGCGAGATTCTCGTCGAGCGCGGCGATCTCGCCGCCGCCGATCTTGAGCGGGTGCTGAGCGAGCGCAAGCGCCTGGGAGAGGTGCTGGTGGAGGACGGCCTGGTCAAGCCCGGGCAGGTGGCCGCCGCCCTGGCCGAGCAGCAGGCCCTGGAGACGCAGCGCCAGAATCGACCCGCGGCCGATGGCGCATCGAGCCTGCGCGTGCCCGCCGAGCGCCTCGACAAGCTCGTCGATCTGGTCGGTGAGCTGGTCACCGTGCAGTCGCGACTCTCGCAGACCGCCGCCGGCCGCGAGGATGCGGCCCTCACCGCCGTCGCCGAGGAGGTGGAGCGGCTGGTGGAGGAATTGCGCGATCTGACCCTCAACATCCGCATGCTGCCCATCGGCACCACCTTCAGCAAGTTCAAGCGCCTGGTGCGCGACCTTTCCCGCGAACTGGGCAAGGAAATCGAGATGGAGACCTCGGGCGCCGAGACGGAACTGGACAAGACCGTCATCGAGCGCCTCAACGATCCCCTGGTGCACATCATCCGCAACAGCATCGACCACGGCATCGAGATGCCCGAGGTGCGTCAGGTGGCGGGCAAGCCGCGCCAGGGCACCATCCATCTCGCCGCGATTCATTCGGGCGACAGCGTGGTGATCGAGATTCGCGACGACGGCAAGGGACTCGACCGCGACGCCATCCGCCGCAAGGCCATCGAAAAAGGCCTGCTCGCCGAGCAGGACGAGCCCTCGGATCAGGACCTCTTTCAGCTCATTTTCGGCGCCGGCTTCTCCACCGCCCAGACCGTGACCAGCGTCTCGGGGCGCGGGGTGGGCATGGACGTGGTGCGCCGCGCCATCGAGGCGCTGCGCGGCTCCATCGAGATCCACAGCGAAAAGGGCCGGGGTACCTGCATTAGGGTGCGCATTCCCCTGACGCTCGCCATCATCGAGAGCCTGCTGGTGGCCATCGGCACGGATCGTTTCGTGCTGCCCCTGTCCCTGGTGGAAGAGTGCATCGAGCTCACCCGCGCGGAGGTCGCCGCCGCCCACGGCCGCAACCTGGTGCGGGTGCGCGATCAGCTGGTGCCCTATCTGCCCCTGCGCCAATGGTTCGCCATGGCCGGTGAGCGCCCCGCCATCGAGCAGGTGGTCATCACCACCCTGGGCGGCCAGCGCGTGGGCTTCGTCGTCGATCACGTCATCGGCGAGCACCAGACGGTGATCAAATCCCTGGGGCGCATGTACCGCGACGTGCAGGGCATCTCCGGCGCCACCATCCTCGGCGACGGCAGCGTGGCGCTGATCCTCGACGTGCCCCAACTCCTGCACGGCGCCGAGCTGGAGGAGAAGCAGGCGACTCACGGGGGATAG
- a CDS encoding STAS domain-containing protein — MSDFVYAESGERDGRRQGCLRLAGDLTVAEAAELRLALMAALEACEVLEIDASAVGEVDVAGLQALCAVHRGGVARQRQVRVKGLDAGPWPQVLRLAGFQRHEACPLSNDRKNCLWLC, encoded by the coding sequence GTGAGCGATTTTGTCTATGCCGAGAGCGGGGAGAGGGATGGGCGACGCCAGGGGTGCCTGCGCCTGGCCGGCGACCTGACCGTGGCCGAGGCCGCCGAATTGCGCCTGGCCTTGATGGCGGCCCTGGAGGCCTGCGAGGTGCTGGAGATCGACGCGAGCGCGGTCGGCGAGGTCGATGTGGCCGGTCTGCAGGCCCTCTGCGCCGTGCATCGCGGCGGCGTCGCGCGACAGCGGCAGGTGCGGGTGAAAGGGCTGGATGCCGGTCCCTGGCCGCAGGTTCTTCGCCTTGCCGGTTTTCAGCGCCACGAGGCCTGTCCCCTGTCCAACGATCGCAAAAACTGTCTGTGGCTGTGTTAA
- a CDS encoding response regulator, with the protein MSKQILAVDDSRSILQMVSFTLKGAGYQVTEAADGQAAYDLAGSGNFHLIITDLNMPRMDGITLTQKLRAHPKYKFTPILMLTTEAGEAFKTKGKAAGATGWLVKPFDPEKLIGVVKKVLG; encoded by the coding sequence ATGAGCAAGCAGATTCTCGCCGTCGACGATTCCCGCTCCATCCTGCAGATGGTGTCCTTCACCCTCAAGGGGGCGGGCTATCAGGTGACCGAGGCCGCCGACGGTCAGGCGGCCTACGATCTGGCGGGCAGCGGCAATTTCCATCTGATCATCACCGACCTCAACATGCCGCGCATGGACGGCATCACCCTGACGCAGAAGCTGCGCGCCCATCCCAAATACAAGTTCACGCCGATTCTGATGCTCACCACCGAGGCGGGCGAGGCCTTCAAGACCAAGGGCAAGGCGGCGGGCGCCACGGGTTGGCTGGTCAAGCCCTTCGACCCCGAGAAGCTCATCGGCGTGGTGAAGAAGGTTTTGGGCTAA
- a CDS encoding methyl-accepting chemotaxis protein codes for MKTGLKQFDPVVLAALAASLFTVLGLAVLGFLGAGWLSLALVAATALVWGGLLGGALHLLRQRERERWQETNRNLADLTQRTKSLFEFLARQFNGQFANIKTENGQVRTLLADAIEKLINSFTGLEEQTRRQQEIALGLAGKGGAGQGGGLSFETFLAEIDGVLKTFAEAIGRNSDLARSMVQSMGETNAQFQKVLGLLGEVKKIADQTNLLAINAAVEAARAGQAGKGFAVVAEEVRNLSIRSNRFSDQIGASVSGISQALADVEQVIGRMASQDQVVTGSAKQRVDELMNKTREFNRSVEQSGREISASSERISTEVRHAVTSLQFQDMATQVIGTANNRIENLESLLTGLAVLSLDHRARGEDLSDDCRLRLDEFKAALEEASRLLERASHNPVSQKSMDEGDIELF; via the coding sequence ATGAAGACAGGCTTGAAACAGTTTGACCCGGTGGTTCTCGCGGCGCTTGCCGCGAGTCTGTTCACGGTGCTGGGACTCGCGGTCCTGGGGTTTCTCGGGGCCGGATGGTTGAGCCTCGCCCTGGTTGCGGCCACGGCCCTCGTCTGGGGCGGATTGCTCGGCGGGGCTCTGCATCTGCTGCGGCAGCGCGAGCGCGAGCGCTGGCAGGAAACCAACCGAAATCTGGCCGATCTGACGCAGCGCACCAAATCTCTCTTTGAGTTTCTCGCGCGCCAGTTCAACGGCCAGTTCGCCAACATCAAGACCGAGAACGGCCAGGTGCGCACTCTGCTCGCCGATGCCATCGAGAAGCTGATCAACAGCTTCACCGGACTCGAGGAGCAGACCCGCCGCCAGCAGGAGATCGCCCTGGGGCTTGCCGGCAAGGGCGGCGCGGGGCAGGGCGGGGGGCTGAGCTTCGAGACCTTTCTCGCCGAAATCGACGGCGTGCTCAAGACCTTCGCCGAGGCCATCGGGCGCAACTCCGACCTGGCGCGCTCCATGGTGCAGTCCATGGGCGAGACCAACGCCCAATTTCAGAAAGTTCTCGGGCTGCTCGGCGAGGTGAAGAAAATCGCCGACCAGACCAATCTGCTCGCCATCAACGCCGCCGTCGAGGCGGCGCGCGCCGGACAGGCCGGCAAGGGCTTCGCCGTGGTGGCCGAGGAGGTGCGCAATCTCTCCATCCGTTCCAATCGCTTCAGCGATCAGATCGGGGCGTCGGTGTCGGGCATCTCCCAGGCCCTGGCCGATGTGGAGCAGGTCATCGGCCGCATGGCCTCCCAGGATCAGGTGGTCACCGGCAGCGCCAAGCAGCGGGTGGATGAGCTGATGAACAAAACCCGCGAGTTCAACCGCAGCGTGGAACAATCGGGCCGGGAGATTTCCGCCTCTTCCGAGCGCATCAGCACCGAGGTGCGCCATGCGGTGACCTCCCTGCAGTTTCAGGACATGGCCACTCAGGTCATCGGCACGGCCAACAACCGCATCGAGAACCTGGAAAGCCTGCTGACCGGGCTGGCGGTGCTCTCCCTTGATCATCGCGCGCGCGGCGAGGACCTCAGCGACGACTGCCGGCTGCGCCTCGACGAATTCAAGGCGGCCCTGGAAGAGGCCAGCCGCCTGCTTGAGCGCGCCAGTCACAATCCCGTGTCGCAAAAGAGCATGGACGAAGGGGATATCGAACTGTTCTAG
- a CDS encoding ATP-binding protein, whose amino-acid sequence MSVNSIRRHILLPLTLTLLMLLGTFLFSIYKIKLKEVDAALDQHYEAVQVLSLELREERIRQLNLALELIARDPHLQSAMVAGRRDLLLEYSLPLFQEVLKPLGISHLYFHQRDGYNFLRVHKPDFFGDFISRDTLRQARTRQITAAGLELGPLGTFTLRVVLPWRAAGEVIGYLEAGEDIDLFLARLRESVGVEYAVTLEKHHLDRARWEQGMAMQGRAADWDRLPGHVLMEGTLKALPLGFERALDLDHQSHHKLLFDMEIGERRLRGRLLPLTDVSGADVGDVLIMLDVTDKIAVFNRSMLIGAGSTLGLGGLLFVFSWVMLGRTARQLAEVQGRLVDEFELTRQANDHLEHEMAERRRVEEDLREARDELERRVARRTAELEDALREARQAGERIDAILRSVADGLLVIDQAGRVLLINERVRRMFDLQAEVAGGQTIDTLFAGSTLLAGLRQALAEGKVDGGFDFEHLDAQGARRIIESRISAIRGAQDGSSGVVVLMEDVTQARMIDRMKSEFISTVAHEFRTPLATVLGFSELLLSRDDFAPEQRREFLTYIFEKADALAAIVDDLLDLSRIEAGRELELNEEACAPESVFLPVIRDYRLNHPAFEFEVDLQPAAARLFVDRRKSSQIMENLLSNAVKYSSAQRRVRVSGRVVGDFYEVQVRDWGIGMSPEQSVRVFEKFYRADSSNIAIAGTGLGMSIVKHIVEAHGGRVWVESALGEGTTVFFTLPLAQEDQLPSATAS is encoded by the coding sequence ATGAGCGTCAACAGCATCCGCAGACACATCCTGCTGCCCCTGACACTGACCCTGCTGATGCTGCTCGGCACCTTTTTATTCAGCATCTACAAGATCAAGCTCAAGGAGGTCGATGCCGCCCTCGACCAGCATTACGAGGCGGTGCAGGTGCTCTCCCTGGAACTGCGCGAGGAGCGCATCCGGCAGCTGAACCTGGCGCTCGAGCTCATCGCCCGCGATCCCCATCTGCAATCGGCCATGGTCGCCGGAAGGCGCGATCTGCTGCTGGAATATTCCCTGCCCCTTTTCCAGGAAGTGCTCAAGCCCCTGGGCATCTCCCATCTCTATTTTCATCAGCGCGACGGTTACAATTTTCTGCGGGTCCACAAACCCGATTTCTTCGGCGACTTCATTTCGCGCGATACCCTGCGCCAGGCTCGGACGCGGCAGATCACGGCGGCGGGTTTGGAACTGGGCCCCCTGGGCACCTTCACCCTGCGCGTGGTGCTGCCCTGGCGCGCGGCGGGCGAGGTGATCGGCTATCTGGAGGCCGGCGAGGACATCGATCTTTTTCTGGCGCGTCTACGAGAGAGTGTCGGCGTCGAGTATGCCGTCACGCTGGAAAAGCATCATCTCGACCGCGCGCGCTGGGAGCAGGGCATGGCGATGCAGGGGCGCGCGGCCGACTGGGACCGGTTGCCCGGCCATGTGCTGATGGAAGGCACCCTCAAGGCTCTTCCGCTAGGGTTTGAGAGGGCGCTTGATCTCGATCACCAAAGCCATCACAAGCTGCTCTTCGACATGGAGATCGGCGAGCGCAGGCTGCGCGGCCGGCTGCTGCCCCTCACCGACGTGAGCGGCGCCGATGTGGGCGATGTGCTGATCATGCTCGACGTCACGGACAAAATCGCCGTCTTCAATCGCTCGATGCTCATCGGCGCCGGTTCGACCCTGGGCCTCGGCGGTTTACTTTTCGTCTTTTCCTGGGTGATGCTCGGGCGCACGGCGCGCCAACTGGCCGAGGTCCAGGGGCGGCTGGTCGATGAATTCGAGTTGACGCGCCAGGCCAACGACCATCTGGAGCATGAAATGGCCGAGCGGCGCCGGGTCGAGGAGGACCTGCGCGAGGCGCGCGATGAACTGGAGCGGCGCGTCGCGCGGCGTACCGCCGAACTCGAGGACGCCCTGCGCGAGGCCCGACAGGCCGGTGAGCGCATCGATGCCATCTTGCGCTCGGTGGCCGACGGACTGCTGGTGATCGATCAGGCGGGTCGGGTGTTGCTCATCAACGAGCGGGTGCGGCGGATGTTCGATCTCCAGGCGGAGGTCGCGGGCGGCCAGACGATTGATACGCTCTTCGCCGGCTCGACCCTGCTTGCCGGCTTGCGCCAGGCGCTGGCCGAGGGGAAGGTGGACGGTGGTTTCGATTTCGAGCATCTGGACGCCCAGGGCGCGCGGCGCATCATCGAGTCGCGGATTTCGGCCATTCGCGGCGCGCAGGATGGAAGCTCCGGGGTGGTGGTGCTCATGGAGGACGTCACCCAGGCGCGCATGATCGACCGCATGAAGAGCGAGTTCATTTCGACGGTCGCCCATGAATTCCGCACCCCCCTGGCCACGGTGCTGGGTTTTTCGGAGCTCTTGCTCAGCCGCGACGATTTCGCCCCCGAGCAGCGCCGGGAGTTTCTCACCTACATCTTCGAGAAGGCCGATGCCCTGGCCGCCATCGTCGACGATCTTCTCGACCTGAGTCGCATCGAGGCCGGGCGCGAACTCGAACTCAACGAGGAGGCCTGCGCGCCGGAGAGCGTCTTTTTGCCGGTGATCCGCGACTATCGCCTCAACCATCCCGCCTTTGAGTTTGAGGTGGATCTGCAACCAGCGGCGGCGAGGCTGTTCGTCGATCGGCGCAAAAGTTCGCAGATCATGGAAAACCTGCTGTCCAACGCCGTCAAGTATTCTTCCGCGCAGCGGCGCGTGCGGGTCAGCGGCCGGGTGGTCGGCGATTTCTATGAAGTCCAGGTGCGCGACTGGGGCATCGGCATGTCGCCGGAGCAGAGCGTCCGGGTCTTCGAGAAGTTCTATCGCGCCGATTCCTCCAACATCGCCATCGCCGGCACCGGCTTGGGCATGTCCATCGTCAAGCACATCGTCGAGGCCCACGGCGGCCGCGTCTGGGTCGAAAGCGCCCTCGGCGAGGGCACCACGGTGTTCTTCACCCTTCCTCTCGCCCAGGAGGATCAATTGCCCTCCGCCACGGCCTCCTGA
- a CDS encoding cytochrome b/b6 domain-containing protein: MAESKFIYLQPTPVRIWHWLNALGFIALILTGIQIRYPEINIFGSYRAAIELHNTAGIVVSISFCLWLIYYLVIARKLAALYVPTREDIQHGLLRQAGFYFFNYFRGKPNPHHATPDSKFNPMQKSAYMVIMMVLVPLVIVSGLLLLNIGPLRQLVLFLGGVKFVVGAHFLLACGLTAFLFTHVYLATLGQTFFAYFKPMWTGWEKVDDHHAEKTH, translated from the coding sequence ATGGCTGAGAGCAAATTCATCTATCTGCAACCCACACCGGTCCGCATCTGGCACTGGCTCAACGCCCTGGGATTCATCGCCCTGATCCTGACCGGCATCCAGATCCGCTATCCCGAGATCAACATCTTCGGCAGCTACCGCGCGGCCATCGAGCTGCACAACACGGCAGGCATCGTGGTCTCCATCAGCTTCTGCCTGTGGCTGATCTACTACCTGGTGATCGCGCGCAAGCTGGCGGCGCTCTACGTGCCGACCCGCGAGGACATCCAGCACGGGCTGCTGCGCCAGGCGGGCTTCTATTTCTTCAACTACTTCCGGGGCAAGCCCAATCCGCATCACGCCACCCCCGACTCGAAGTTCAATCCCATGCAGAAATCGGCCTACATGGTGATCATGATGGTGCTGGTGCCGCTGGTGATCGTCTCGGGACTGCTGCTGCTCAACATCGGGCCCCTGCGCCAGCTGGTCCTGTTCCTGGGCGGCGTGAAGTTCGTGGTGGGCGCGCATTTCCTGCTGGCCTGCGGCCTGACGGCGTTTCTCTTCACCCACGTGTATCTGGCGACCCTCGGGCAGACTTTCTTCGCCTACTTCAAGCCCATGTGGACGGGCTGGGAGAAGGTGGACGACCATCACGCGGAAAAGACCCATTGA
- a CDS encoding multiheme c-type cytochrome: MKIKAKHLFFLFIMYFLAFVALVAVPAGWAMEAEDCLMCHGDAGMVGDALFVDGPKFATTLHAELGCVACHADVTAEHPDDGLKLGKVSCSECHADMEQDYNAGIHAGLASCNDCHNPHSARASTEVSGYDMNQMCTGCHVTARVVDSHDRWLPQAGLHIEAVPCITCHTGSENIVITWYLVKQKKAYGDFELLSPGELATLAGEKDITVLIDTDNDGHVSLAELRAFNTSRDFRGLHLVGMMTPEQVSHNFQILDNRWDCTFCHASGPSAMQVSYVAFPQDDGSFLRLDVERGAALDALYGTPNFYMVGATRNKVMDILGAMIIAGGLVLPVGHGTMRFLTRKNRQGGH, translated from the coding sequence GTGAAAATTAAAGCGAAGCATCTGTTTTTTCTGTTCATTATGTACTTCCTGGCCTTTGTCGCCCTGGTCGCCGTGCCGGCCGGGTGGGCCATGGAAGCCGAAGACTGCCTGATGTGTCATGGCGATGCCGGCATGGTGGGGGATGCTCTGTTCGTTGACGGTCCCAAATTCGCCACGACCCTGCATGCCGAACTCGGGTGCGTCGCCTGTCACGCCGACGTCACCGCCGAGCATCCCGACGACGGGCTCAAGCTGGGCAAGGTCAGCTGCAGCGAGTGCCACGCGGACATGGAGCAGGACTACAACGCCGGCATCCATGCCGGTCTGGCTTCGTGCAACGACTGCCATAATCCGCACAGCGCCCGCGCCTCCACGGAGGTCAGCGGCTACGACATGAACCAGATGTGCACCGGCTGCCACGTGACGGCGCGGGTGGTGGACAGCCATGACCGCTGGCTGCCGCAGGCGGGCCTGCATATCGAGGCCGTGCCCTGCATCACCTGCCACACCGGCTCGGAAAACATCGTCATCACCTGGTACCTGGTCAAGCAGAAAAAGGCCTACGGCGATTTCGAGCTGCTCAGTCCCGGCGAACTGGCGACGCTGGCCGGCGAAAAGGACATCACCGTCCTCATCGACACCGACAACGACGGGCACGTGTCCCTGGCCGAACTGCGCGCCTTCAACACCAGCCGCGATTTCCGCGGGCTGCACCTGGTGGGCATGATGACGCCCGAGCAGGTCAGTCACAACTTCCAGATTCTCGACAACCGCTGGGACTGCACCTTCTGCCATGCCTCGGGTCCGAGCGCCATGCAGGTGAGCTACGTGGCCTTTCCCCAGGATGACGGCTCGTTCCTGCGCCTCGACGTGGAGCGCGGCGCGGCGCTCGATGCCCTCTACGGCACGCCCAACTTCTACATGGTCGGCGCGACGCGCAACAAGGTCATGGACATTCTGGGCGCCATGATCATCGCCGGCGGTCTGGTGCTGCCCGTGGGGCACGGCACCATGCGATTCCTTACCCGTAAAAATCGTCAGGGAGGTCATTGA
- a CDS encoding response regulator, with amino-acid sequence MGVLLIADKDKDGRKQLADFFAKAGYQVVETDSAAQVLLDTFKKEAQVVLLSGEFDEIPAAELIPIIKKCNRHLTIILVSNEQSLPQIRKLRSEGIFYHALKPMSAEDKEELKLAVQCAFANTGGMARQH; translated from the coding sequence ATGGGCGTGCTGCTGATTGCCGACAAGGACAAGGATGGGCGCAAACAGTTGGCGGATTTCTTCGCCAAGGCAGGCTATCAGGTGGTGGAAACCGATTCGGCGGCGCAGGTGTTGCTCGACACCTTCAAGAAAGAAGCGCAGGTGGTGCTGCTCAGCGGGGAATTCGATGAAATTCCCGCGGCGGAGCTGATTCCCATCATCAAAAAGTGCAACCGCCATCTGACCATCATCCTGGTGTCCAACGAGCAGTCCCTGCCGCAGATCCGCAAGCTGCGCAGCGAGGGCATTTTCTATCACGCCCTCAAGCCGATGAGCGCCGAGGACAAGGAAGAACTCAAGCTGGCCGTGCAGTGCGCCTTCGCCAATACCGGCGGCATGGCGCGTCAGCATTAG
- a CDS encoding type II toxin-antitoxin system VapC family toxin encodes MQRFLLDTHVFLWWLADAPELGPRCRELISEQRNEIFISAATTWEISIKQALGKLDAPEDMESIVEDEGFSKLPITLYHGQLAGRLPALHRDPFDRMLVAQAQAEGLILMTADTNIRLYNVRFRNPEE; translated from the coding sequence ATGCAGCGCTTTTTACTCGATACGCATGTTTTTCTCTGGTGGTTGGCCGATGCGCCGGAACTGGGGCCGCGTTGCAGGGAACTCATTTCCGAGCAGCGCAATGAGATTTTCATCAGCGCCGCCACAACCTGGGAGATCTCTATCAAGCAAGCGCTCGGCAAGTTGGATGCCCCCGAGGACATGGAATCCATCGTCGAAGATGAGGGTTTCAGCAAACTCCCAATCACTCTCTATCATGGCCAACTCGCCGGGCGCCTCCCGGCACTTCACCGCGATCCCTTTGACCGCATGTTGGTCGCGCAGGCCCAGGCCGAGGGGCTTATTCTGATGACCGCCGACACGAATATCCGCTTGTACAATGTTCGGTTTCGCAATCCCGAGGAGTAG
- a CDS encoding type II toxin-antitoxin system Phd/YefM family antitoxin, which produces MKVNMHEAKSKLSALAEKVWEGETVVIAKAGKPYVDLLPHREGRRPRKPGRFKGRIRIADDFDRTPEDVVKAFEGEG; this is translated from the coding sequence ATGAAAGTCAATATGCACGAGGCGAAAAGCAAACTGTCGGCATTGGCGGAAAAGGTCTGGGAGGGAGAGACTGTCGTCATTGCCAAGGCGGGAAAACCCTACGTCGATCTCTTGCCGCACCGGGAGGGGCGTCGCCCCCGCAAGCCTGGTCGATTTAAAGGCAGGATTCGCATTGCCGATGATTTCGACCGGACACCGGAGGATGTCGTCAAGGCCTTTGAGGGGGAAGGCTGA
- a CDS encoding helix-turn-helix domain-containing protein has product MDQRIISTKHLGEALRAARKNKGLTQQQAAKSVGLDQPSMSKIERGESYARIDTLFRLLAALDLEMVIQSRQHPLDESQGDRW; this is encoded by the coding sequence ATGGACCAGAGGATCATTTCAACCAAACACCTAGGAGAGGCGCTCCGGGCTGCCAGGAAAAATAAGGGGCTGACCCAACAGCAGGCGGCAAAATCGGTGGGCCTGGATCAGCCTTCGATGTCAAAGATCGAGCGGGGAGAATCCTATGCGCGCATCGACACGCTCTTCCGGCTATTGGCGGCCCTCGACCTTGAGATGGTTATTCAATCGCGGCAGCACCCGTTAGACGAGAGCCAAGGAGACCGCTGGTAA